CAACAATTCTGTTTCCGTGCTGCATAGGTAATACTAATTGAACTTTAGCCGATCAGATCAACTTTATTCATCTCACCAAAAGTGCATTTCACTACAGGTATCCGGTTGGGAGGATAGCTCCAACCATAACAGTCCTGAACACTAAGCCTGCACCAAAAATGGCTGGTTTTTCTTCCCAAGGACCAAATATCATAACCCCGGATATCATTAAAGTAAGTTACATCTCTTTTCTTTATTAAAACTTGAATTATCTTTGTTATTTGTTCGGCctttcggttaattcggtttcgTAAATTgaccaaaccaaactgaaaacTGAAACCGAATATTTGTAAGAACGCCAATTAAACCAAACCATTTTTATCAATGACCTAACCAATCTTATATTTTAGGTTCGTTTCGGTTATTTGGTTTGGCTTTTGCACACCTCTAGatacaaaaaagaaaagttaCAGCTGTTGTCTGACCTTTTGAACTCATATTGCAGCCTGATATTACAGCACCAGGTTTGAATATTTTGGCAGCATGGTCTCCGCTAGCAACTGATGTAACAGGACACAGATCAGTCAATTATAACATACTCTCTGGGACTTCAATGTCTTGCCCACACATTGCAGCAATTGCTGCAATCTTAAAATCTTACAGACCTTCTTGGAGTCCAGCAGCAATTATGTCTGCAATAATGACAACAGGTTAAGTTATCTAGTTTTCTAATTCTGAAAAATAGACCTATCAGAATTTTCCCAGGTTAAGTACTTTTGCGGTTAccgaattttttttccaaaatgaATACCAAGTATTAGAAAGTTACAAAAcagttatcaaattataaaagattACAAAACGTTACCCAACTATAACTTTTTCATAAAACAGTTTTTGGCTTGCAGCCTGGTAGTACCTTTTTGCCTTGTCCACATCACAAATTGGTGTCCACATCAACAAAATTTGGTCTGGAATACATGGGTGACCTGTTGTTACAAATTTCATAGTTCGGTAACCGTTTTGTAAAAAAGTTATGAGTTTAGTAGCCGCAAAAATATTTAGCCCAAATTTTTCCAGTTCTATAATGTAACATTATCTTTCACTTCGATTCATTGTTGCAGCTACAGCAATAGATAATACTGGAAAACTGATTGCAAGAGATCCTTATAATACAGAAGCTACACCTTTTGACTACGGGTCCGGACATGTAAATCCGACAGCAGCGCTGAATCCGGGACTGATTTACGACTTCGATTCCTACGATGTTATCAATTTTCTTTGCAGTACAGGTGCAAGCCCTGCACAATTGAAAAACCTGACAGGACAACCAACTTATTGCCAAAAACCTGACACTAAATCCTATGATTTTAACTACCCTTCCATTGGTGTGTCGAAAATGCAGGGAAGCGTGTCTGTCCATCGAACAGTCACTTATTACGATAAAGGACCATCTGTTTACTCTGCTAAAATAGATCATCCCAGCGGTGTTGAAGTTACAGTTACACCTGCCATACTCAACTTTACAAAGACAGGACAAAAGATGTCTTTCAGGATCGACTTCACACCGATCAAGACAAGTAACGGAAGCTTCGTATTCGGGGCACTGACATGGAGCAATGGTGTTCATAGGGTTAGGAGTCCTATTGGACTTAATGTTGTTTCTTTGTAGAAAACAAAGGGATTAATTAAGCTCATATTGATGCTACATACACAAATCTCTGATGGAATCTATAGAAAAACGATCAATTCCAAATTTTACTCGACCCTATTCCTTACTCAAGTAGATGTAATACAAAGCTTCTAAAGGTACTAAACCTTGACTGAAAAGATATCAAAAAATTGTTTACAAGAGGAAGGAAACTGAAAACAAATGAAGGAATGTAATACAAATATTTTCCTTCATTGAAAGAAATTAGTACAAAATTGTTTACAAGAGGAAACTAAGAAAagatctgtttttttttcttcggaGAACTGATCGAAAACTGATAGCAGGTGGGGACTGCTCAGGCTTAGATTGCCCCAAAACCGCGCCTTAAGaaaatagaacctaaccatatATGCCCTCAAATTATATTTTCCAAATCGTCTACAATAACAGTTCATCCTTCCCCTACAAAGGGGGATCTTAGTAAATAACCAAAATTATGAATGAAGGAATATACTAATACAAAAAATTTCCTTTGGTTCCTTTCTGCTCCTATCAATCAAATTTAATGTTTATGTTTCTGTAAAATTCTATTCTTACAAGGTTCCTGAGATTTGATTTTAGTAAATAACCAAAAATTGAGCTAAAGGTTAAGTTAGTATTTATTCTTACATTGGTCTGCGGATGCTGCCAGCCTCACCTAGTGTCTTTACATTTGATGTAACCTTATTCCTTTTGGAAGTGAAACTTCCTGCAGCAAATAATTGTGATGTGGGACCTTATCCTGAAGATGATCCTGATGTCCTAATAATATCACCAAAGATTTCATTCTAAACAGACTAACCCGAGGAGCTCTCACCAATAATCGCCACAAGAGCACGAACCTCCCTTAAAGTGATGGAAGCGATTTGAATCTCTGACTACAATACACCTATCTTCCATCATTGATATTAACTTAATAACAGTATGGCAATCTCCACAGACTCTCAGATTCTTCACAATCTGCAGAGGAGTTCCTGCAGATGTGGCAATCAATCCGAAAGCAATAGCCAGCCTctcactatgttgagaaagAATAGTTTCCTTGTGTTCTTCCTCAACATCCTGAAGCACATAATTGGTATCAGGTTGATAACCAGCATCCTTCAGTCGGCTGCTTAGTTCTGCAAGTTTTGCATAAATTTCACCCGACATTGGATGCGAAACATCTCCAGCTAAAAACGAATAGGTCGTCGTTTTCACCTCAATCCAGCTGTACCCAGCCTCTTTTTTCACTTTCCTGTCATTCATCAATTTCCTTACCTTAGCTCTTTCTTGCCAATTTCCTGCTGCAGCATATATATTCGATAGCAAGACATACGCAGCCGAGTGTTGTGGTTGGAGTGATATGAGATTCTCCGCGGCAAGCTTCCCCAGTTCTAGATTGCGGTAAACACGAGAAGCAGCCAAGAGAGTTCGCCACACAGTTGCATCTGCAGGAAATGGCATTATGTTGATGATCTCTGTGGCTTTTCCGAGCATTCCAGCTCGGCTATATAGATCAACCATACAAGAATAATGCTCCGTTGTTGGCTTAATGTGGTGATCTTTCACCAtgatatcaaaatatttttgacctTCATCCACTAGTCCAGCATGTGTGCAAGCAgaaattacaccaatgaatgttACACCATCCATTTCCATGTTTTGCTTTTGCATCTCCTTAAATACCTCAAGCGCCCTCCTTCCGTGCCCGTGTTGTGCATATCCGGAGACCATCGAGTTCCACGAAACTATATCTCTCATTCCTTGCCTCTTGAAAACTTCATATGCACTCTCGATATCCCCTCTTTTTGAATACAAGGTTACAAGTGCACTGCTCACACATAAAGCATCATTAAATCTAGACTTAATTGACCAGGCATGGAACTGTTTTCCTTGTTCTACGGATGCAGTAGGGGAAGCACACGCATTTATGATACTAGAGAATGTATACTCATTAGGTTCAATCCCCTCCTTAGCCATTTGGTTGAATATCTTAACAGCTTCTTCAGTGTTTCCTATTTGAGCAAATCCACCAACCATTGCTGACCATGCCACAATGTCTTTCTCATCTATacttttaaaaacttttaatgCTTCATCAAGGTTTCGTAGCTTGACATAAGCATCTAAAAGTGCAGTTCCGACTGAAGCCGATTTCTGATAATCACTTTTGATGATTTGTGCGTGAACTTCTAAAGGAGACACAACTGGTTGTGCTGCAAGGATAGTAGAATAAGTATAATCATTTGGTCTAACACCGTCCCTGTTCATTTCTTGAAATACCGTAACAGCTTGCTCTGATGAACCATTCTGCAAATACCCATTAATCATTGCTGTCCACGACACCACATTTCGAGTTCCATGCATCGTAGAAAATATCTTGAAAGCATCATCCATCTCCCTGCTTTTACTGTAAGCTGTCATCAACGCTACAGTAACATTATGATCGAATTCAAACCCACTCTTTATGACCTGAGTATGAAGTTGCCTAGCAAACCCCAATTCCTTAATATTAGCACACGACTTGATAACAGAGGCAAAAACAAAATTCGAGAACTTAACATCAGCAAGTCTCAGATGGTAAAACATCTCAACAGCTTCCAAATAAAGTCCATTGACTACATAGCCAGAAACCATACTATTCCAACTGACAGAATCCCTGGCGACCATACTGTCAAAAACAGTCTTTGCATTTCTAACCACCCCCGACTTTGAGTACATGTTAATCAAAGAATTGCAAACAGATACAGTTGCCTCAAACCCATATTTAATGATCATGGTGTGAATTTGAATTCCCTGGTCAGCCATAGCTTTATCATCTGCCAAAACTCCAAGAACAGTAGCAAATGTAAACGGGTTAGGCTTAATACCCTCTGCTTGCATTTTAAAGAAACACTCCAATGCTTCCATATTCAATCCATTGTGAGCATAACCAGCAAGCAATGAGGTCCATGACACAACATTCCTCATTTCCATTTCATCAAAAACTTCTCTTCCCTCTTCAACACTCTCATTCTTCATATACATGTCAACAAGAGAAGTGCCTACACTAACATCCTCCAAAAAACCAGATTTTACACAGTAATCATGCACCTGAATCCCAATCATCTTGTCAAACAAGCTTGCACAAGCTTTTAGAACACATGAAAGGGTAGACCCGTCAATGAGAACCCCCGTGCGATGAATATCCGCAAAAAGATTGACAACTTCATGGTGAGAATTACTACGAGAATACTCGAAAAGCAAGTAATTGCAGTGTACAAGGTCTTGTTGAGGACTTCTATCGAACAGGTTATGTGCAAGTGAGCATTTAGGTTCTAATAAACATTCTTCCAGGTTTAAAGTAGCAGCATGAGATTGTGTGAACTGGGCTTTGATAGTTTTGAACAAGGGTTTTGCTTGGGGTTTTGTATATGTTCTGAAAGTCATAATCTTTATTCCTCAAGCTAATATATTGAGCAATGAATAGCAACATTTAACTGCTTTCTTTAGACTGAAAGattgcaaaaagaaaaaacaagcaGTCAAGTTTTGGAATTTTAACTGAATGGTCAGTGAATTTCATTGATAAgagtataatataaaaattcaataatattcctctcaaaaaaaaaaaattctatgatATTTCtctcaaaaaagaaaatttaataatgttgtaaattaataaaaattcattaGTATTTATCGcacaaatgtttttttttctttttttaacaaGAGTAAATTcattaaagaataaaattaaaatacaaatattaaagtcatataataataaataaatatatagtcTTTCAAATACTctaatctgaaaataaaatatgaaataataaaaaatacaaattaaatataataatcggaacaaaaattaaatcaaaatccccattagtattaataaaattacaaacatTTTGCCTCTCATTTTAACCTATTCTATTTCTTATTTACCTTTTTTGCCAAATCagattcttttctctttttttttttttttttttttttttttaattcatcaaatctcattaaattgaatatgaaacagttacatttgtaagaaattcgggataattcgaaaacgaaacccgatgacctgacatggaacagacaacatgctgtctgattcgcagatcttacttacgaaaataaaaataaattattaactgtttcgctAATTAAGTGCAGTTTTCAATCAATCTTCGATCAAACTTCATCCATCACCCatcacccgcaaactcacaTCATCCGATTCAACcaccacttgataactccttcataaaaaagagacagcaAACCTTCCGCAGaggaaggacaacaaacctttcacaaagaaaggacaaaataaaacattcagaaaaaaacaaaacaatggaaaataaataaacctaatatagctcataaacgatttcattttgttgttgatgatcTTCAATTTATCTCCGCTTCTTggtaattgaattgcgcttcgttgataaatcttaatccatcaagaaaaaatggaaaagaattggctatttattatatttataaaattaaattaacatatataaagggatggctaccgtcaacagcaaaatcaaaccattgacggctgccggagaagaaacaataaaaaaagtctagacggctagggtttgttttgagagaaaagagaggTTTAGGGTTTTCATTAATGGTTACAGTTAGGATGAGCAAAtgttcggttttaaaaatttaactataactaaattttttgaattctAGATTCTTTTCTCTTACTTTTTCTCTTGTAcagcttttaattttaattttaattttaaagtattCAAAAATCCTGAAATtaccttaattaaaaaaaagtcacCTTTCTTTTTTCTCCGGTCACTACAAGTTTACGGCACAATTaggttttctttttttgtttacttTGTAATTGGCAGCTAGCATTTCAGTATTTTTGGTTTTTGTAAACTGTAATTTAGGTTAGTTGTTCTAAACACCCTGATTTTCACTGGTTTCATATCCCTGGTCTTTTAAACCCTATTTTGAAGCTTTGAGTTACAGTTGGGTGTTGGTAGTGTTTGAAAAAGCTATGAACTTGGATACCCTTTTGGATTTTTAGTTAAAAGAAGTTATAAAAGAAGGTTCTTTGGTGGAAAAAAAGATGATTGCAGAGAAGCCCATTTGGGTGAAACATGAGGGAATGCAGATTTTCTCCATTGATATTCAACCTGGTGCCCTCAGGTTTGCTACTGGTGGAGGTGACCACAAGGTATTCTCCTTTAGCTTACTTATTCATGTGTTTGGTTCCCCAGAAAATTTATTCTTTTAGGCTTGGTTTTGTATTATGTCACTAGTAGGGGAAGCCAATTTTCATCCAAAGTGGGTAGTTACGGATGTGTATAATGTCGTGTGTTACATGTAACATTTCATGTGGTAAAATCAAATACATTCAGCTTGGCTTTACGCGATTAATGCAGGTGAGGATTTGGAACATGAAATGTGTTAGCAGGGTCTTAGGAGATGATGAACCGACACAGAGGCTTCTCGCAACTTTGCGTGATCATTTTGGATCAGTAAATTGTGTCAGGTGGGCTAAGCATGGCCGGTATGTTGCATCAGGTTCTGATGATCAGGTGATTTTAGTTCACGAAAGGAAGCCTGGTTCAGGCACCACGGAGTTTGGTAGTGGAGAGCCACCAGATGTTGAGAACTGGAAGGCTGCAATGACTTTGAGAGGACACACTGCAGATGTGGTAATGGAGCTGATTTTACACTGCAATGCTTTTGACTAAATAAAAGACAATTATTTTGGATTGCATTTTGGTTGAGTTTTTAATAATGCTCACATATCTAAAAACAGTCACCTTCTTGCCCTTTATTTTTATGTAGGTACTAGCTATTTAGAATATAGATTGTTTGTAACTTCTGCATATGCATTTCCCATCAAGTGTGGGATTGCATACCGATGCTGAAGTCATACTTTGATAACAAGGGGAAAAGAAAGCTTGATTTAGTTTCATGTTTCAATTAATATCCTGTAATTTAAGTGTTAATTTCTGTTTTCATTGCTGGACATCGTCTAACTTGGGGGCTGTTTTCACTGCTTAAAGTAGGTGGATCTTAATTGGTCCCCGGATGACTCCACATTGGCTAGTGGGAGTTTGGACAATACTATTCATATTTGGAATATGAGCAGCGGCATTTGTACAGCTGTTCTACGAGGTCACTCTAGCCTGGTTAAAGGAGTAGCTTGGGATCCCATTGGCTCTTTTATAGCAAGTCAATCAGACGACAAGACTGTCATTATATGGCGGACTAACGACTGGAGTCTGGCTCACAGAACAGATGGCCACTGGGCAAAATCTGTATGTGATTTTtgctttgtttataaaattttctatttgttattttcaaatattaactGAAGTGTTCACTTTTCAGCTGGGTTCTACATTTTTTAGGCGGCTTGGGTGGTCCCCATGTGGCCATTTCATAACTACTACTCATGGTTTTCAGAAGCCAAGGCATTCTGCGCCTGTTCTAGAGAGAGGGGAATGGGCTGCCACATTTGATTTCTTAGGACATAATGCCCCCATTATTGTGGTGAGGTTCAACCATTCGATGTTTAAAAGGAATTCGGCCAGTGCACAGGATGCCAAAACTGCACCTGTTGGGTGGGCAAATGGGGCCTCTAAAATTGGAGGGAAAGAATCACAGCCATATAATGTTATTGCCATTGGGAGTCAGGATCGCACTATAACTGTATGGACAACTGCTAGTCCTCGACCTCTTTTTGTGGCGAAACATTTCTTTACTCAAAGTGTAGTAGATTTGTCCTGGTAAACTTTAATATATctaatactccctccggtccatactATTTGTCGTATTTGAGAATTTCttttggttcataatatttgtcacattagAGTTTCAAGGAAGCATTAAttgttgtttttccaaatttatccCTAACAATAAATAACTTAGTAAAGTTAAGAGGACTAGTCAAACATAAAACTAGtggtaattaatatggacaatttagtaaaagtatatataaatcAAGACATATTTAATTATGTGAAATGGCcaaatgtgacaaatattatggaccggagggagtagtatttatttaatctgcttttgctattttttttagCGCAAGTCTGTGTCACTTGACATTTTTCTTCGTTTGGGACAGGAGTCCTGATGGATATTCACTTTTAGCCTGTTCCTTGGACGGGACAGTTGCTACTTTTCATTTTGAAGTAAGAGAAATTGGGCACAAGATTAGTGATGTTGAGCTtgatgaattaaagaaaagtcGTTATGGTGATGTTAGGGGCCGACAAGCAAACTTGGCGGAGAGCCCGGCACAGTTGTTGCTGGAAGCAGCTTCAGCCAAACAAACAGTGACCAAAAAGGTGGTCTCTGATATTCAGCAAGACCAGACGCTTGCAAAATCTTCTGTTGATTTGGAGGCTATAACAAAGATTTCTGAGCCCCAAGTTGATGATGGGAAGAAGGCTGTGGGAACTGCTGGTGATAGTTTGAATAAAGCGGCAGCTTCTGCTCGGATTTCTAGTCCTGTGAAACAAAGAGAATATAGACGCCCTGATGGTAGAAAAAGAATCATTCCTGAAGCTGTAGGAGTGCCCAATCAGCCAGAAACAGTTATTGGTGGGGTCCAGTCTCAAGCACTCGACTTACCTCTTGTAGTATCTAATCAAGGAAAGGATGAAAATGGGCTACGCCTCGCTGCTGGCGACAAGCCAGAAACTTCTTTCAGGGGAACATACATTAGAAGCTCCGACTTGAAAGATCGTTCTGGGATCACTGCCAGGGCTACTGTTACAGAGAGTTTGGTCATTGAGAAAGTTTCTAGTTCTTCAGGCAGAGATGGCAGTATCAATGTGGAACAGTCTGGAAGTGCGAAGGCATCCAGTTCCTCCAGTGTTCCTTCTACACCTATTTCAATTAGGGTATTTGATAAGAAAATAGGGGAAGATACTGTACCAATTTCCTTGGAAGCTCGTCCTAGAGAACATGCTGTTAATGATATTATTGGGGTAGGAAATGCTATTATGACGAAAGAAACAGAGGTTGTTTGCACAAGAGGGGCTCAAACTCTTTGGTCCGATAGAATCTCTGGAAAAGTCACCGTTCTCGCTGGAAATGCCAACTTTTGGGCTGTTGGTTGTGA
This region of Mercurialis annua linkage group LG1-X, ddMerAnnu1.2, whole genome shotgun sequence genomic DNA includes:
- the LOC126660322 gene encoding protein HIRA isoform X1; the protein is MIAEKPIWVKHEGMQIFSIDIQPGALRFATGGGDHKVRIWNMKCVSRVLGDDEPTQRLLATLRDHFGSVNCVRWAKHGRYVASGSDDQVILVHERKPGSGTTEFGSGEPPDVENWKAAMTLRGHTADVVDLNWSPDDSTLASGSLDNTIHIWNMSSGICTAVLRGHSSLVKGVAWDPIGSFIASQSDDKTVIIWRTNDWSLAHRTDGHWAKSLGSTFFRRLGWSPCGHFITTTHGFQKPRHSAPVLERGEWAATFDFLGHNAPIIVVRFNHSMFKRNSASAQDAKTAPVGWANGASKIGGKESQPYNVIAIGSQDRTITVWTTASPRPLFVAKHFFTQSVVDLSWSPDGYSLLACSLDGTVATFHFEVREIGHKISDVELDELKKSRYGDVRGRQANLAESPAQLLLEAASAKQTVTKKVVSDIQQDQTLAKSSVDLEAITKISEPQVDDGKKAVGTAGDSLNKAAASARISSPVKQREYRRPDGRKRIIPEAVGVPNQPETVIGGVQSQALDLPLVVSNQGKDENGLRLAAGDKPETSFRGTYIRSSDLKDRSGITARATVTESLVIEKVSSSSGRDGSINVEQSGSAKASSSSSVPSTPISIRVFDKKIGEDTVPISLEARPREHAVNDIIGVGNAIMTKETEVVCTRGAQTLWSDRISGKVTVLAGNANFWAVGCEDGCLQVYTKCGRRAMPTMMMGSAATFIDCDECWKLLLVTRKGSVYVWDLHNRKCVLQDSLASLVASDPNSSAKGTIKVISAKLSKSGYPLVVLATRHAFLFDANLMCWLRVADDCFPASNFSSSWNFGSIQSGELAALQVDVRKYLARKPGWGRVTDDGVQTRAHLEAQLASSLALKSPNEYRQYLLSYIRFLARETDESRLREVCESFLGPPAGMAESTSSDAKNLAWDPYVLGMEKHKLLREDILPAMATNRKVQRLLNEFMDLLSEYESAETNIDQKNSAQPTTSEPATNHMDLDEAAIDPKNTVRPEAPRTDSLQPATDPKDSPHITAKNAGSTPVVTNQVDSGPRLLDQVIPDSPATDTGS
- the LOC126660322 gene encoding protein HIRA isoform X2; amino-acid sequence: MSSGICTAVLRGHSSLVKGVAWDPIGSFIASQSDDKTVIIWRTNDWSLAHRTDGHWAKSLGSTFFRRLGWSPCGHFITTTHGFQKPRHSAPVLERGEWAATFDFLGHNAPIIVVRFNHSMFKRNSASAQDAKTAPVGWANGASKIGGKESQPYNVIAIGSQDRTITVWTTASPRPLFVAKHFFTQSVVDLSWSPDGYSLLACSLDGTVATFHFEVREIGHKISDVELDELKKSRYGDVRGRQANLAESPAQLLLEAASAKQTVTKKVVSDIQQDQTLAKSSVDLEAITKISEPQVDDGKKAVGTAGDSLNKAAASARISSPVKQREYRRPDGRKRIIPEAVGVPNQPETVIGGVQSQALDLPLVVSNQGKDENGLRLAAGDKPETSFRGTYIRSSDLKDRSGITARATVTESLVIEKVSSSSGRDGSINVEQSGSAKASSSSSVPSTPISIRVFDKKIGEDTVPISLEARPREHAVNDIIGVGNAIMTKETEVVCTRGAQTLWSDRISGKVTVLAGNANFWAVGCEDGCLQVYTKCGRRAMPTMMMGSAATFIDCDECWKLLLVTRKGSVYVWDLHNRKCVLQDSLASLVASDPNSSAKGTIKVISAKLSKSGYPLVVLATRHAFLFDANLMCWLRVADDCFPASNFSSSWNFGSIQSGELAALQVDVRKYLARKPGWGRVTDDGVQTRAHLEAQLASSLALKSPNEYRQYLLSYIRFLARETDESRLREVCESFLGPPAGMAESTSSDAKNLAWDPYVLGMEKHKLLREDILPAMATNRKVQRLLNEFMDLLSEYESAETNIDQKNSAQPTTSEPATNHMDLDEAAIDPKNTVRPEAPRTDSLQPATDPKDSPHITAKNAGSTPVVTNQVDSGPRLLDQVIPDSPATDTGS
- the LOC126665268 gene encoding pentatricopeptide repeat-containing protein At2g27610, coding for MTFRTYTKPQAKPLFKTIKAQFTQSHAATLNLEECLLEPKCSLAHNLFDRSPQQDLVHCNYLLFEYSRSNSHHEVVNLFADIHRTGVLIDGSTLSCVLKACASLFDKMIGIQVHDYCVKSGFLEDVSVGTSLVDMYMKNESVEEGREVFDEMEMRNVVSWTSLLAGYAHNGLNMEALECFFKMQAEGIKPNPFTFATVLGVLADDKAMADQGIQIHTMIIKYGFEATVSVCNSLINMYSKSGVVRNAKTVFDSMVARDSVSWNSMVSGYVVNGLYLEAVEMFYHLRLADVKFSNFVFASVIKSCANIKELGFARQLHTQVIKSGFEFDHNVTVALMTAYSKSREMDDAFKIFSTMHGTRNVVSWTAMINGYLQNGSSEQAVTVFQEMNRDGVRPNDYTYSTILAAQPVVSPLEVHAQIIKSDYQKSASVGTALLDAYVKLRNLDEALKVFKSIDEKDIVAWSAMVGGFAQIGNTEEAVKIFNQMAKEGIEPNEYTFSSIINACASPTASVEQGKQFHAWSIKSRFNDALCVSSALVTLYSKRGDIESAYEVFKRQGMRDIVSWNSMVSGYAQHGHGRRALEVFKEMQKQNMEMDGVTFIGVISACTHAGLVDEGQKYFDIMVKDHHIKPTTEHYSCMVDLYSRAGMLGKATEIINIMPFPADATVWRTLLAASRVYRNLELGKLAAENLISLQPQHSAAYVLLSNIYAAAGNWQERAKVRKLMNDRKVKKEAGYSWIEVKTTTYSFLAGDVSHPMSGEIYAKLAELSSRLKDAGYQPDTNYVLQDVEEEHKETILSQHSERLAIAFGLIATSAGTPLQIVKNLRVCGDCHTVIKLISMMEDRCIVVRDSNRFHHFKGGSCSCGDYW